From the Primulina tabacum isolate GXHZ01 chromosome 15, ASM2559414v2, whole genome shotgun sequence genome, one window contains:
- the LOC142527608 gene encoding LOW QUALITY PROTEIN: glycerol-3-phosphate acyltransferase ATS12, chloroplastic (The sequence of the model RefSeq protein was modified relative to this genomic sequence to represent the inferred CDS: deleted 1 base in 1 codon) produces the protein MILSVSSSSTATNFASALFPRVSTSRISCSVNSAAGGVLRRSCFLCASKLRGMADLLDDKKSSSTSFGAAADAVASSSTSDFDQRDVAPPRTFLDARSEQDLLLGIKKEAEAGRLPRNVAEGMEELYHNYRNAVFVSEHPEANETALSNMAVTLDRIFMDVRDPFEFAAYHEAIREPFDYYMFGQNYIRPLIDFRNSYVGNISVFSEIEKKIQQGENVILISNHQTEADPAVIALLLESTHPHLAEDLIYVAGDRVITDPLSKPFSMGRNLLCVYSKKHMNDDPELTDMKKKANTKSLKEMAFLLRSGSKIIWIAPSGGRDRPDPVTKEWYPAPFDISAVDNMRRLVEHAGKPGHLYPLAILCHDIMPPPFKVEKEIGEKRVICFHGTGISIAHKISYHEIASAFEDSEEAKKAYVESLYSSVSEQYNILKFAIHGKQGMKASTPTVSLSQPWQ, from the exons ATGATTCTCTCTGTTTCATCTTCTTCCACTGCCACAAACTTCGCTTCTGCACTTTTCCCTAGGGTTTCTACTTCCAGGATCTCTTGTTCCGTGAACTCCGCCGCCGGAGGCGTTTTGAGGAGGAGCTGTTTTCTCTGTGCTTCAAAGCTTCGGGGAATGGCGGACCTGCTTGATGACAAGAAGAGCTCTTCCACTAGCTTCGGAGCCGCGGCTGATGCGGTCGCCTCCAGCTCCACCTCCGACTTCGACCAGCGCGATGTTGCGCCTCCTCGAACTTTCCTTGATGCGCGCTCCGAACAAG ACTTGCTTTTGGGGATAAAAAAAGAAGCAGAAGCTGGAAGATTACCTAGAAATGTCGCTGAGGGGATGGAGGAGCTGTACCACAATTACCGAAATGCA GTTTTCGTGAGTGAACATCCTGAAGCTAATGAGACTGCGTTATCTAATATGGCTGTTACCTTAGACCGCATTTTTATGGATGTGCGG GATCCTTTTGAATTCGCTGCATATCATGAAGCCATTCGAGAACCTTTTGACTATTACATGTTTGGTCAAAATTACATCCGTCCTTTGATAGATTTCAG AAATTCATATGTTGGGAACATCTCTGTCTTCAGTGAAATAGAAAAGAAGATTCAGCAG GGCGAGAAC GTTATCTTAATCTCCAACCACCAAACCGAGGCAGACCCAGCAGTCATTGCTTTGTTGCTTGAATCCACTCATCCGCATCTTGCTGAGGATTTG ATCTATGTGGCAGGGGATAGAGTAATTACAGATCCTCTGTCCAAACCATTTAGTATGGGAAG GAACCTTCTATGTGTGTATTCCAAAAAGCACATGAACGATGACCCAGAACTTACAGATATGAAAAAGAAGGCAAACACCAAAAGTTTGAAAGAAATGGCTTTTCTTTTGAG GAGTGGATCAAAAATTATTTGGATCGCACCAAGTGGTGGACGGGACCGTCCAGATCCTGTCACTAAAGAATGGTATCCA GCACCTTTTGACATATCTGCGGTAGATAACATGAGAAGATTAGTAGAACATGCTGGTAAACCTGGTCATTTATACCCCTTAGCCATACTCTGCCATGATATTATGCCCCCTCCATTCAAG GTTGAGAAAGAAATTGGAGAGAAAAGAGTGATTTGCTTTCATGGGACTGGAATTTCAATTGCACACAAAATCAGTTATCATGAAATTGCGTCTGCTTTTGAAGATTCTGAAGAG